In a single window of the Phocoena phocoena chromosome 14, mPhoPho1.1, whole genome shotgun sequence genome:
- the POMC gene encoding pro-opiomelanocortin → MPRLCSTCSGVLLLTLLLQASMEVRGGCLESSQCQDLTTETNLLACIRACRPDLSAETPVFPGNGDEQPLTENPRKYVMSHFRWDRFGRRNSSSSGGAAQKREEGWVPGGEGPGPRGDGAEPGPREDKRSYSMEHFRWGKPVGKKRRPVKVYPNGAEDESAEAFPLEFKRELTGERPEPARGPEAPAEGAAARAELEYGLVAEAEAAEKDEGPYKMEHFRWGSPPKDKRYGGFMTSEKSHTPLVTLFKNAIIKNAHKKGQ, encoded by the exons ATGCCGAGATTGTGCAGCACTTGTTCGGGCGTCCTGCTGCTGACCTTGCTGCTTCAGGCCTCCATGGAGGTGCGTGGTGGGTGCCTGGAGAGCAGCCAGTGTCAGGACCTCACCACGGAAACTAACCTGCTG GCGTGCATCCGGGCCTGCAGGCCAGACCTCTCGGCCGAGACGCCCGTGTTCCCCGGCAACGGCGACGAGCAGCCGCTGACCGAGAACCCCCGGAAGTACGTCATGAGCCACTTCCGCTGGGATCGCTTTGGCCGCCgaaacagcagcagcagcggcggcgcGGCCCAGAAGCGCGAGGAGGGGTGGGTGCCGGGGGGCGAAGGCCCGGGGCCCCGCGGCGATGGCGCCGAGCCGGGCCCGCGCGAGGACAAGCGCTCCTACTCCATGGAGCACTTCCGCTGGGGCAAGCCGGTGGGCAAGAAGCGGCGCCCCGTGAAGGTGTACCCCAATGGCGCCGAGGACGAGTCGGCCGAGGCCTTCCCCCTTGAGTTCAAAAGGGAGCTGACCGGGGAGCGGCCCGAGCCGGCGCGCGGCCCCGAGGCCCCGGCCGAGGGCGCAGCTGCCCGGGCCGAGCTGGAGTACGGCCTGGTGGCGGAGGCCGAGGCGGCCGAGAAGGACGAGGGGCCGTATAAGATGGAGCACTTCCGCTGGGGCAGCCCGCCCAAGGACAAGCGCTACGGCGGTTTCATGACCTCCGAGAAGAGCCACACGCCCCTGGTCACGCTGTTCAAAAACGCCATCATCAAGAACGCCCACAAGAAGGGCCAGTGA